The Thomasclavelia ramosa DSM 1402 genome includes a region encoding these proteins:
- the mgtE gene encoding magnesium transporter, with the protein MIDTITSDELKDILLNGTPETIKKVITNIHPADILDILHEDEDSIKALMDNLPNDVVASIIEEEDDEDDQYDLLKLFSDAKQKEILDEMSNDEITDLIGELEEDEKQAILDKMDKEDKEDVERLLTFDPDTAGGIMTTEYISIRARNTVEKTLKFLQENTEEDTTYYLYVVDPQNILKGVVSLRDIVTSSFDTAMLDITNTNVKTVLYNEDQEEVAKKFQKYGFIMMPVVDEMDHLLGVIEFDDIIDIIQEESTEDINLLGGVNSEERLDSSVGESVKSRIPWLIVNLFTAVMAASVVSFFEGTIAQVVTLATVMPIVTGMGGNAGTQSLTIVVRGLSLGEMSKENATWIMLKEVAVGFCSGVIIGIIVALGSMLFEGNPVFGLVTGLAMFLNMILANIAGYFIPVILEKFHIDPALASGVFVTTVTDVLGFFFFLGLATVFLPYLI; encoded by the coding sequence ATGATCGATACAATTACCAGCGATGAGCTGAAGGATATTCTTTTAAATGGAACGCCAGAAACAATAAAAAAAGTAATAACTAATATTCATCCGGCTGATATTTTAGATATTCTTCATGAAGACGAGGATAGTATTAAAGCATTAATGGACAATCTTCCTAATGATGTTGTTGCCAGCATTATTGAAGAGGAAGATGATGAAGATGACCAGTATGATTTACTGAAATTATTTTCAGATGCTAAACAAAAAGAAATCTTAGATGAAATGTCTAATGATGAAATCACTGATTTGATCGGTGAACTTGAAGAAGATGAAAAACAGGCTATCTTAGATAAGATGGACAAAGAAGATAAAGAAGATGTTGAGCGACTGTTAACGTTTGATCCTGATACGGCCGGTGGGATCATGACGACGGAATATATTAGTATTCGTGCGCGCAATACCGTTGAAAAAACTTTAAAATTTCTTCAAGAAAACACCGAAGAAGATACAACTTATTATCTTTATGTAGTTGATCCACAAAATATTTTAAAGGGTGTTGTATCTTTACGAGATATTGTTACTAGCTCGTTTGATACAGCTATGCTGGATATTACTAATACAAATGTAAAAACTGTATTATATAATGAAGATCAGGAAGAAGTAGCAAAAAAATTTCAAAAATATGGATTTATCATGATGCCGGTAGTTGATGAAATGGACCATTTATTAGGAGTTATCGAGTTTGACGATATTATTGATATTATTCAAGAAGAAAGTACAGAAGATATTAATTTATTAGGGGGAGTAAATTCTGAAGAAAGACTAGATTCATCTGTTGGAGAATCGGTCAAGAGTCGGATTCCCTGGTTGATTGTTAATTTATTTACGGCAGTAATGGCGGCTTCCGTGGTTAGCTTTTTTGAAGGAACGATTGCTCAAGTAGTTACACTTGCAACTGTTATGCCAATAGTTACAGGAATGGGCGGTAATGCAGGAACTCAGTCTTTAACAATCGTTGTACGAGGGCTTTCATTAGGTGAAATGAGTAAAGAGAATGCAACCTGGATCATGTTAAAAGAAGTAGCTGTTGGTTTTTGCAGTGGTGTGATAATAGGAATTATAGTTGCGTTAGGCTCAATGTTATTTGAAGGAAATCCAGTTTTTGGTTTAGTAACGGGATTAGCCATGTTTTTAAATATGATTTTAGCAAATATTGCGGGTTATTTTATTCCGGTTATTTTGGAAAAATTTCATATTGATCCAGCTCTAGCAAGCGGAGTTTTCGTCACAACTGTAACTGATGTATTGGGATTTTTCTTTTTCTTAGGATTGGCAACAGTATTTTTGCCATATTTAATTTGA
- a CDS encoding sialate O-acetylesterase has protein sequence MKLRLAEIFTSRMVLQHGKEINIFGTGETNQQVTITIQGQTATTTIINNNWLITLPALEISTDETLIVSTGLETITLSNILIGDVYFLAGQSNIEFKFKDCDSVKVDQEVCYDRYLRYYEVPQIEYEDENIKIPPIRNQGWQICDNQTINDFSAIGYYLAYYLRHDIDIPIGLIAVNKGGTSGSCWINETYLQKNQEIKKVYYDEYYQAIMNQTEAQEDLEIAKYKERVKQYQQKVALYQQTYPERNMSQLKKDVGHTPWPGPRGKKDFCRPAGLYYTMFKKICQYSGKAVIWYQGEEDTKNAYLYHQLLQLVIENWREDMKAQIPFIIVQLPEYDDDKNDNWPILRDAQQQVCREVPACYLVVTMNCGEEFNIHPQNKKTVGHRIFWRIKELFYDNQFNGHSPKIINIENNSKIIIEFDQKLHSRGINNFILELPDHQVETVGIIKENKLLVERPAQVRTISYGYQNYCKISIFGENNLPIAPFKIQLTK, from the coding sequence ATGAAACTAAGATTAGCTGAAATCTTTACATCGAGAATGGTTTTGCAACATGGCAAAGAAATAAATATTTTTGGAACCGGTGAAACAAATCAACAAGTAACTATTACTATTCAAGGACAAACCGCAACAACAACAATAATAAATAATAATTGGTTGATTACGCTGCCGGCGCTAGAAATAAGTACGGATGAAACATTAATAGTTTCAACTGGATTAGAAACTATTACGTTATCAAATATTTTAATTGGAGATGTTTATTTTTTAGCAGGTCAATCTAATATTGAATTTAAATTTAAAGATTGTGATTCAGTAAAAGTTGATCAGGAAGTATGCTATGATCGATATTTAAGGTATTATGAAGTTCCACAAATTGAATATGAGGATGAAAATATCAAAATACCGCCCATTAGAAATCAAGGCTGGCAAATATGTGATAATCAAACGATTAATGATTTTTCAGCAATCGGTTATTATCTTGCTTATTATTTGCGTCATGATATAGACATCCCAATCGGATTAATTGCAGTTAATAAAGGTGGTACATCAGGTTCTTGCTGGATAAATGAAACATATCTTCAAAAAAATCAAGAAATCAAAAAAGTATACTATGATGAATATTATCAAGCAATCATGAATCAAACAGAAGCACAAGAAGATTTAGAAATAGCTAAATATAAAGAGCGTGTTAAGCAGTACCAGCAAAAAGTGGCATTATATCAGCAAACTTATCCAGAACGTAATATGAGCCAGTTAAAAAAAGATGTTGGACATACACCATGGCCGGGACCGCGGGGGAAAAAAGATTTTTGTCGTCCAGCAGGACTATATTACACGATGTTTAAAAAAATCTGTCAATATAGTGGTAAGGCAGTTATTTGGTATCAAGGGGAAGAGGATACTAAAAATGCTTATTTATATCATCAATTGCTACAACTGGTGATTGAAAATTGGCGTGAAGATATGAAAGCTCAAATTCCCTTTATTATTGTGCAATTACCTGAATATGATGATGATAAGAATGATAACTGGCCTATTTTAAGAGATGCCCAGCAGCAGGTTTGTAGAGAAGTACCTGCTTGCTATTTAGTTGTAACAATGAATTGCGGGGAAGAATTTAATATCCATCCCCAAAATAAAAAAACAGTCGGTCATCGTATTTTTTGGCGAATCAAAGAACTTTTTTATGATAATCAATTTAATGGGCATTCTCCGAAGATAATAAATATTGAAAATAATTCTAAAATTATAATTGAGTTTGATCAAAAATTACACAGTAGAGGTATTAATAATTTTATTTTAGAATTACCAGATCATCAAGTTGAGACAGTTGGGATAATTAAAGAAAATAAACTGCTGGTTGAGCGACCTGCCCAAGTTAGAACAATTAGTTATGGATATCAAAATTATTGTAAGATAAGCATTTTTGGAGAAAATAATTTACCTATTGCACCTTTTAAAATACAATTAACTAAATAA